A single window of Cyanobium sp. AMD-g DNA harbors:
- the psbA gene encoding photosystem II q(b) protein: MTTTSLSRSGGHPWNRFKNWVTSTENRLYVGWFGVLMIPTLLTATVCFVIAFIGAPPVDIDGIREPVSGGLLYGNNIITAAVVPSSNAIGLHFYPIWEAASLDEWLYNGGPYQLIIFHFLIGVFAYMGREWELSYRLGMRPWIAVAYSAPVAAATAVLLIYAIGQGSFSDALPLGISGTFNFMLVLQAEHNVLMHPFHMLGVAGVFGGSLFSAMHGSLVTSSLVRETTETESQNRGYKFGQEEETYNIVAAHGYFGRLIFQYASFNNSRSLHFLLAAWPVVGIWFAALAVVSFSFNLNGLNFNHSILDHQGRVVDTWADILNRGGLGIEAMHERNVHNFPLDLAATASTPVALTAPSIG, from the coding sequence ATGACCACCACCAGCCTGTCGCGTTCCGGGGGCCATCCCTGGAATCGCTTCAAGAACTGGGTCACCAGCACCGAGAACCGCCTCTACGTGGGCTGGTTCGGCGTGCTGATGATCCCCACCCTGCTCACGGCCACCGTCTGCTTCGTGATCGCCTTCATCGGCGCCCCACCCGTCGACATCGACGGCATCCGCGAACCGGTCTCCGGCGGCCTGCTCTACGGCAACAACATCATCACCGCCGCCGTCGTGCCCTCCAGCAACGCCATCGGCCTGCACTTCTATCCCATCTGGGAAGCCGCCAGCCTCGATGAGTGGCTGTACAACGGCGGGCCCTACCAGCTGATCATCTTCCACTTCCTGATCGGCGTCTTCGCCTACATGGGCCGGGAGTGGGAACTCAGCTACCGCCTGGGCATGCGCCCCTGGATCGCCGTGGCGTATTCCGCCCCGGTGGCCGCCGCCACCGCCGTGCTGCTGATCTATGCGATCGGCCAGGGCTCCTTCTCCGACGCCCTGCCGCTCGGCATCTCCGGCACCTTCAACTTCATGCTGGTGCTGCAGGCGGAGCACAACGTGCTCATGCATCCCTTCCACATGCTCGGCGTGGCCGGCGTGTTCGGCGGCTCCCTGTTCTCCGCCATGCACGGCTCGCTCGTCACCAGCTCCCTGGTGCGGGAGACCACCGAGACCGAGTCCCAGAACCGGGGCTACAAGTTCGGCCAGGAGGAGGAGACCTACAACATCGTGGCCGCCCACGGCTACTTCGGCCGGCTGATCTTCCAGTACGCCTCCTTCAACAACAGCCGCAGCCTCCACTTCCTGCTGGCCGCCTGGCCGGTGGTGGGGATCTGGTTCGCCGCCCTGGCGGTGGTGAGCTTCTCGTTCAACCTCAACGGGCTGAACTTCAACCACTCGATCCTGGATCACCAGGGACGCGTGGTCGACACCTGGGCCGACATCCTCAACCGCGGCGGCCTGGGCATCGAGGCGATGCACGAGCGCAACGTGCACAACTTCCCCCTCGATCTGGCGGCCACCGCCAGCACCCCCGTGGCCCTCACGGCGCCGTCGATCGGTTAG
- a CDS encoding DUF3122 domain-containing protein, with translation MRVSAQPVTASPGARRRPWAATLAPLLLGLLLLLTLAPGLASAAGGQRWSLRDQDDNRWSLRIFAQPDPAYPSGDRLRLSALTPGIAVDHSRPLLISDGIGGAWTLANRSEELVAPGGGELPEGSAQFDMAALLPRPSEALPLELTMPLAGEASALLVLGPEETEALHALRDPGAPVQEG, from the coding sequence ATGCGTGTTTCTGCTCAACCTGTTACGGCCTCTCCAGGCGCCCGACGGCGCCCCTGGGCCGCAACTCTGGCGCCCCTGCTCCTGGGGCTGCTGCTGCTGCTGACCCTGGCGCCCGGCCTGGCCAGCGCCGCAGGGGGCCAGCGCTGGAGCCTGCGGGACCAGGACGACAACCGCTGGTCGCTGCGGATCTTCGCCCAGCCCGATCCCGCCTACCCCAGCGGTGATCGCCTGCGCCTCAGCGCCCTCACCCCGGGGATCGCCGTCGACCACAGCCGGCCCCTGCTGATCAGTGATGGCATAGGTGGCGCCTGGACCCTGGCCAACCGCAGCGAAGAGCTGGTGGCCCCAGGGGGCGGTGAGCTGCCGGAGGGGTCGGCCCAGTTCGACATGGCGGCCCTGCTGCCCCGCCCCAGTGAGGCCCTGCCCCTGGAGCTCACCATGCCCCTGGCGGGAGAGGCGTCAGCGTTGCTGGTGCTCGGTCCGGAGGAAACGGAAGCCCTGCACGCGTTGCGCGACCCCGGGGCCCCGGTTCAGGAGGGGTGA
- a CDS encoding Thivi_2564 family membrane protein: protein MSLISLIVTLIVVGVLLWLVNNYIPMDGQIKRILNIVVVVAVVLWLLNAVGLMDSLRGIRLGR, encoded by the coding sequence ATGTCTCTGATTTCACTGATCGTCACCCTGATTGTCGTCGGGGTCCTGCTATGGCTCGTCAACAACTACATCCCCATGGATGGCCAGATCAAACGCATCCTGAACATTGTCGTCGTCGTGGCGGTGGTGCTCTGGTTGCTCAATGCGGTGGGCCTGATGGATTCACTGCGCGGCATCCGCCTCGGCCGATGA
- a CDS encoding RNA polymerase sigma factor RpoD/SigA: MSDCFGDYLRSIGRIPLLTPSEELHLGALVQDWRSHPAPGPGQERRGRRAFARMVTGNLRLVVSVCKQQHNRIRLMHLDPMDVVQAGNLGLIRAVERFLPERGCRFSTYGSWWIRQSVHRHLQETTGLIRVPPQMAALARKVQALRMASAQPLSLAEIGSELGESVKRLESVLQASHDLQTLSLDQTLGSGDGEVSLTDLIGDPSEPGLQDDYQWLHDEVTLLNPTERKVLQLRYAEDGSPSLAQIGTSIGMSKHKVQHVEHKALLKLRQRLAKDC, translated from the coding sequence ATGTCTGATTGCTTTGGGGACTACTTGCGCAGCATCGGTCGCATTCCCCTGCTGACGCCGTCAGAAGAACTGCACCTTGGTGCCCTTGTGCAGGACTGGCGTTCCCATCCGGCTCCGGGTCCGGGCCAGGAGCGGCGGGGACGGCGGGCCTTTGCGCGCATGGTGACGGGCAATCTGCGCCTGGTGGTGTCGGTCTGCAAGCAGCAGCACAACCGCATCCGTTTGATGCACCTGGATCCGATGGATGTGGTGCAGGCCGGCAACCTCGGCCTGATCCGTGCGGTGGAGCGTTTCCTGCCCGAGCGGGGTTGCAGGTTTTCCACCTACGGCTCCTGGTGGATCCGTCAGTCGGTGCATCGCCATCTCCAGGAGACGACGGGGCTGATCCGGGTGCCGCCCCAGATGGCGGCCCTGGCCCGCAAGGTGCAGGCGCTGCGCATGGCCTCGGCCCAGCCCCTGTCGCTGGCAGAGATCGGTTCCGAACTGGGCGAAAGCGTCAAGCGGCTGGAGTCCGTGCTTCAGGCGTCCCACGACCTGCAGACTCTTTCCCTTGATCAGACCCTCGGAAGTGGCGATGGGGAGGTGTCGCTGACCGATCTGATCGGTGATCCCAGCGAGCCCGGTCTGCAGGACGACTACCAGTGGCTCCATGATGAAGTCACGCTGCTGAACCCCACGGAAAGGAAGGTGCTGCAGCTTCGTTATGCCGAAGACGGCTCTCCTTCGCTGGCCCAGATCGGCACGTCCATCGGGATGTCCAAGCACAAGGTGCAGCATGTGGAGCACAAGGCGCTGCTCAAGTTGCGGCAGCGTCTCGCCAAGGACTGCTGA
- a CDS encoding lmo0937 family membrane protein, whose protein sequence is MLESLAVILVILWLLGLVTSYTLGGFIHVLLIIALVVIVSRLLSGRAV, encoded by the coding sequence ATGCTGGAATCACTCGCCGTCATTCTGGTGATTCTCTGGCTGCTTGGACTGGTGACGTCTTACACCCTGGGCGGCTTCATCCATGTCCTGCTGATCATCGCCCTGGTCGTGATCGTGTCCCGGCTGCTCAGCGGCCGGGCGGTATGA
- a CDS encoding CsbD family protein yields the protein MAALVISLMIQWPATAMASQAPSTTPIVIAAMTDKMSAKAKEAEGKLESAYGEITGDPGHQIKGKAKQVQASAMNAKEAVKDGAKAMARKASDASDKLADKIK from the coding sequence ATGGCCGCCCTGGTGATCTCCCTGATGATCCAATGGCCAGCCACGGCCATGGCCAGCCAAGCACCCTCCACGACCCCCATCGTCATCGCCGCCATGACAGACAAAATGAGCGCCAAAGCCAAGGAAGCCGAAGGCAAGCTGGAATCCGCCTATGGCGAAATCACCGGTGATCCGGGCCACCAGATCAAGGGCAAGGCCAAGCAGGTGCAAGCCTCCGCCATGAACGCCAAGGAAGCGGTGAAGGACGGCGCCAAGGCCATGGCCCGCAAGGCCAGTGATGCCTCCGACAAGCTGGCGGACAAGATCAAGTGA
- a CDS encoding TMEM175 family protein: protein MNTTRLEAFSDGVLAIVITIMVLEIKVPHDTEPAALVPLIPVFLSYLLSFVYIGIYWNNHHHMLHTLQRVSGPVLLANLHLLFWLSLVPFATGWMGQNHRAIAPAALYGAVMVMAAVAYFILQGRIIASQGPDSLLRRAVGRDWKGHTSLTLYLVAMLASLRSPALAQVIYALVALMWLVPDRRIERVLSD from the coding sequence ATGAACACCACCCGCCTGGAAGCCTTCAGTGACGGTGTCCTGGCCATCGTCATCACGATCATGGTGCTGGAGATCAAGGTGCCCCACGACACCGAACCAGCGGCCCTGGTGCCCTTGATCCCTGTCTTCCTCAGCTATCTGCTGAGCTTCGTCTATATCGGCATCTACTGGAACAACCACCACCACATGCTGCACACGCTGCAGCGCGTCAGCGGTCCGGTGCTGCTGGCCAACCTGCATCTGTTGTTCTGGCTGTCGCTGGTGCCCTTCGCCACCGGCTGGATGGGCCAGAACCACCGGGCGATCGCACCGGCCGCCCTCTATGGCGCTGTGATGGTGATGGCGGCCGTGGCCTACTTCATCCTGCAGGGGCGGATCATCGCCAGCCAGGGCCCCGACTCGCTGCTGCGCCGTGCCGTGGGCCGCGACTGGAAGGGGCATACCTCCCTGACCCTCTATCTGGTGGCGATGCTGGCGAGCCTGCGCTCCCCGGCCCTCGCCCAGGTGATCTATGCGCTGGTGGCCCTGATGTGGCTGGTCCCCGATCGCCGCATCGAGCGGGTGCTCTCCGACTAG
- a CDS encoding MSMEG_0570 family nitrogen starvation response protein — translation MPEVELTLEWPDGGRSRLYSPSTVILEHLAPGQTVTVAELRSRGTLALRQASERVRARYGFACTRADEEERRLLEQAAAFAAEELVSVRSA, via the coding sequence ATGCCGGAAGTGGAGCTGACGCTGGAGTGGCCGGATGGGGGCAGGAGCCGGCTCTATTCCCCGTCCACCGTGATCCTCGAGCACCTGGCCCCGGGCCAGACCGTGACGGTGGCGGAGCTGAGGAGCAGGGGCACCCTGGCCCTGCGGCAGGCCTCCGAGCGGGTGCGGGCCCGCTACGGCTTCGCCTGCACCCGGGCCGATGAAGAAGAACGGCGCCTGCTGGAGCAGGCCGCAGCCTTCGCGGCCGAGGAGCTGGTGAGCGTCCGGAGCGCCTAG
- a CDS encoding sll0787 family AIR synthase-like protein, giving the protein MSRPGAQEPELAALASRLRQLSGLTGKTDIQSPAATFPHQPFPALGPAAALGDDAALLPAVATPLLLASEGIDPSLVAADPWFAGWCGVLVNLSDIAAMGGTPIAVVNSLWCRSASQAEQVLAGLRRASEVFGVPVVGGHTNLRSPYDALAVAVLGTAAGPVLSARAARAGDHCHLLIDPNGGFRGDSLCWDAATGAEPARLRRQLALMAELAADASVHAAKDISMGGLVGTAAMVCEAAGCGLSLDLAAIQPPAGVALEPWLTCFPSFGFLLAARPDQGGRLAGRVAACGGLLLARIGTFTAERRLVLNQALQQEEIWRGEAPLTGFGALS; this is encoded by the coding sequence GTGAGTCGCCCCGGGGCGCAGGAGCCGGAGCTGGCGGCCCTCGCCAGCCGGCTGCGCCAGCTCAGCGGCCTCACCGGCAAGACCGACATCCAGTCCCCGGCGGCCACCTTCCCCCACCAGCCCTTTCCCGCCCTGGGGCCCGCCGCCGCCCTGGGCGACGATGCCGCCCTGCTGCCGGCGGTGGCCACGCCGCTGCTGCTGGCCAGTGAGGGCATCGACCCGTCCCTGGTGGCCGCCGACCCCTGGTTCGCCGGCTGGTGCGGGGTGCTGGTGAACCTCAGCGACATCGCGGCGATGGGCGGCACGCCGATCGCGGTGGTGAACAGCCTCTGGTGCCGCAGCGCCAGCCAGGCGGAACAGGTGCTTGCCGGCCTGCGCCGGGCCTCGGAGGTGTTCGGGGTGCCGGTGGTGGGGGGCCACACCAACCTGCGCAGCCCCTACGACGCCCTGGCGGTGGCGGTGCTGGGCACGGCCGCTGGCCCGGTGCTCTCGGCCCGTGCGGCCAGAGCCGGCGACCACTGCCACCTGCTGATCGACCCCAACGGCGGCTTCCGCGGCGACTCCCTCTGCTGGGATGCGGCCACCGGCGCCGAGCCCGCCCGGCTGCGGCGCCAGCTGGCCCTGATGGCGGAGTTGGCGGCCGACGCCAGCGTCCATGCCGCCAAGGACATCAGCATGGGCGGCCTGGTGGGCACCGCCGCCATGGTCTGCGAGGCGGCCGGCTGCGGCCTGAGCCTGGATCTGGCCGCGATCCAGCCCCCCGCGGGGGTGGCGCTGGAGCCCTGGCTGACCTGCTTCCCCAGCTTCGGCTTCCTGCTGGCCGCCCGGCCCGATCAGGGGGGGCGGCTGGCGGGGCGGGTCGCCGCCTGCGGCGGCCTGCTGCTGGCGCGGATCGGCACGTTCACGGCGGAGCGCCGGCTGGTGCTGAACCAGGCACTACAGCAGGAGGAGATCTGGCGCGGTGAGGCGCCGCTCACGGGCTTCGGGGCGCTGTCGTGA
- a CDS encoding MSMEG_0567/Sll0786 family nitrogen starvation N-acetyltransferase, with translation MFFIDPSSHDIGRSASSAPAAFTPSVRRGVAIEAEDFRLSPTASSQRFSFHLLRRGTPLEEGYWQLRSAIFCQEQHLFEATDRDGKDGHAYPIAALDHSAGSGSGVVGVVRILEERPRLWYGGRLGVHFDHRRHNQIGKGLIWKAVTTANGWGCDRFLATVQLQNVRFFQRLHWESIDTLEIRGLPHHLMEADLAYYQPGHERRPLAMGEAAAAGVAAA, from the coding sequence ATGTTCTTCATCGACCCCTCCAGCCACGACATCGGCCGCAGCGCCAGCTCGGCGCCGGCCGCCTTCACCCCCTCGGTGCGGCGGGGGGTGGCGATCGAGGCCGAGGACTTCCGCCTCTCGCCCACGGCCAGCTCCCAGCGCTTCTCCTTCCACCTGCTGCGGCGCGGCACGCCCCTGGAGGAGGGCTACTGGCAGCTGCGCAGCGCCATCTTCTGCCAGGAGCAGCACCTGTTCGAGGCCACCGACCGGGATGGGAAGGATGGCCACGCCTATCCCATCGCCGCCCTCGACCACAGCGCCGGCAGCGGCAGCGGCGTGGTGGGGGTGGTGCGGATCCTGGAGGAGCGGCCCCGCCTCTGGTACGGCGGCCGGCTCGGGGTGCACTTCGACCACCGCCGCCACAACCAGATCGGCAAGGGCCTGATCTGGAAGGCGGTGACGACGGCCAACGGCTGGGGCTGCGACCGCTTCCTGGCCACGGTGCAGCTCCAGAACGTGCGCTTCTTCCAGCGCCTGCACTGGGAATCGATCGACACCCTGGAGATCCGCGGCCTGCCCCACCACCTGATGGAAGCCGATCTCGCCTACTACCAGCCCGGCCACGAACGCCGCCCCCTGGCGATGGGCGAAGCGGCAGCGGCGGGGGTGGCAGCGGCGTGA
- a CDS encoding MSMEG_0568 family radical SAM protein encodes MAEHDRRALGRRLTELQVHGVVDPAVPGNPGRRGGAGPSDHRALSIDGTTVMVPVYNAVAGSSPYRLDTAAGGGLEVSGPEAMALAVETPPEPRFYGLATAEGIPYRSIALLHGRDVLATTLLQTCIRFRDRTQSCQFCAIEQSLEDGRTLVRKTPEQVAEVAEAAVRLDGVRQLVLTTGTPNSDDRGARLMAETAAAVKARVDLPIQAQCEPPDDPAWYRRMKDAGVDSLGMHLEVVEEEVRRRILPGKSELGLERYMEAFAEAVAVFGRGQVSTYLLAGLGDSAASIIAASERLIALGVYPFVVPFVPIAGTPLEAHPAPSTDFMVAVYTAVGDRLRASDLRSEAMAAGCAKCGACSALSLFEASP; translated from the coding sequence ATGGCTGAGCACGATCGCCGCGCCCTGGGCCGGCGGCTCACCGAACTGCAGGTCCACGGGGTGGTCGACCCGGCCGTGCCCGGCAACCCCGGCCGCCGCGGCGGGGCCGGCCCCTCGGATCACCGCGCCCTCAGCATCGACGGCACCACGGTGATGGTGCCCGTCTACAACGCCGTGGCCGGCAGCTCGCCCTACCGGCTGGACACCGCCGCCGGCGGCGGCCTGGAGGTGAGCGGCCCGGAGGCGATGGCCCTGGCCGTCGAGACCCCACCGGAGCCGCGCTTCTACGGCCTGGCCACCGCCGAGGGCATCCCCTACCGCTCGATCGCCCTGCTGCACGGCCGGGACGTGCTGGCCACCACCCTCCTGCAGACCTGCATCCGTTTCCGCGACCGCACCCAGTCGTGCCAGTTCTGCGCCATCGAGCAGTCGCTGGAGGATGGCCGCACCCTCGTGCGAAAGACGCCGGAGCAGGTGGCGGAAGTGGCCGAAGCGGCGGTGCGCCTCGATGGCGTGCGCCAGCTGGTGCTCACCACCGGCACCCCCAACAGCGACGACCGGGGCGCCCGGTTGATGGCCGAGACCGCCGCCGCCGTCAAGGCCCGGGTGGACCTGCCGATCCAGGCCCAGTGCGAGCCCCCGGACGACCCCGCCTGGTACCGGCGCATGAAGGACGCCGGCGTCGACAGCCTCGGCATGCACCTGGAGGTGGTGGAGGAGGAGGTGCGGCGGCGCATCCTGCCGGGCAAGTCGGAGCTGGGGCTGGAGCGCTACATGGAGGCCTTCGCCGAGGCCGTCGCGGTGTTCGGCCGGGGCCAGGTGTCCACCTACCTGCTGGCCGGCCTGGGGGACAGCGCCGCCTCGATCATCGCGGCGAGTGAGCGGCTGATCGCCCTGGGGGTCTACCCCTTCGTGGTGCCCTTCGTGCCGATCGCCGGCACCCCCCTGGAGGCCCATCCCGCCCCCTCCACCGACTTCATGGTGGCGGTGTACACGGCGGTGGGCGACCGGTTGCGGGCCTCCGACCTCAGGTCCGAGGCCATGGCGGCCGGCTGCGCCAAGTGCGGCGCCTGCTCAGCCCTGTCCCTGTTCGAAGCCTCCCCCTGA
- a CDS encoding Nit6803 family nitrilase yields MPATITVAAAQIRPVLYSLEGSVARLVAAMEEAAAAGVQLIVFPETFLPYYPYFSFVEPPVLMGKSHLKLYEQAVTVPGPALGRIAAAARQLGLHVLLGINERDGGSLYNAQLLIDAAGELVLKRRKLTPTYHERMVWGQGDGAGLQVVPTALGRIGALACWEHYNPLARFSLMAQGEEIHCAQFPGSLVGPIFAEQTAVTLRHHALEAGCFVVSSTAWLEPEDIERITPDPVLQKACQGGCHTAVISPEGRYLAGPLPDGEGLAIAELDLTLITKRKRMMDSVGHYSRPDLLGLLIDRSPARQLHERPPEPAGETAPGLPLLEELHHG; encoded by the coding sequence ATGCCCGCCACGATCACCGTCGCCGCCGCCCAGATCCGTCCGGTGCTTTACAGCCTGGAGGGATCGGTGGCGCGGCTGGTCGCGGCCATGGAGGAGGCCGCCGCGGCCGGGGTGCAGCTGATCGTCTTCCCCGAGACGTTCCTGCCCTACTACCCCTACTTCTCCTTCGTGGAGCCGCCGGTGCTGATGGGCAAGTCGCACCTCAAGCTCTACGAGCAGGCGGTGACGGTGCCCGGCCCGGCCCTGGGCCGCATCGCCGCCGCCGCCCGCCAGCTCGGCCTGCATGTGCTCCTGGGCATCAACGAGCGCGACGGGGGCAGCCTTTACAACGCCCAGCTGCTGATCGATGCGGCCGGTGAGCTGGTGCTCAAGCGCCGCAAGCTCACCCCCACGTATCACGAGCGGATGGTGTGGGGCCAGGGGGATGGGGCCGGGCTGCAGGTGGTGCCCACCGCCCTCGGCCGCATCGGCGCCCTGGCCTGCTGGGAGCACTACAACCCCCTGGCCCGCTTCAGCCTGATGGCCCAGGGCGAGGAGATCCACTGCGCCCAGTTCCCTGGCTCGCTGGTGGGGCCGATCTTCGCCGAGCAGACCGCCGTGACCCTGCGCCACCACGCCCTGGAGGCCGGCTGCTTCGTGGTGTCCTCCACCGCCTGGCTGGAGCCGGAGGACATCGAGCGGATCACGCCCGACCCGGTGCTGCAGAAGGCCTGCCAGGGGGGCTGCCACACGGCGGTGATCAGCCCGGAGGGCCGCTACCTGGCCGGGCCGCTGCCCGATGGGGAGGGGCTGGCCATCGCCGAACTCGACCTGACCCTGATCACCAAACGCAAACGCATGATGGACAGCGTCGGCCACTACAGCCGCCCCGACCTGCTGGGGCTGCTGATCGACCGCAGCCCCGCCCGCCAGCTGCATGAGCGGCCCCCCGAACCCGCCGGCGAGACGGCTCCGGGCCTGCCGCTGCTGGAGGAGCTCCACCATGGCTGA